One Amaranthus tricolor cultivar Red isolate AtriRed21 chromosome 1, ASM2621246v1, whole genome shotgun sequence DNA window includes the following coding sequences:
- the LOC130798962 gene encoding dirigent protein 23-like, protein MSRIYNFIFFIFTMYTAKLGFSWAYKPEKLSWAKTKPYGHELKTHLEFYFHEISIGDSATVALIAQAQYQPEESSSVFPFGNLYMLDDRLTVGPDPNSKLLGRAQGFSGSASQESVSSMMGLTYSFTDGIFNGSSFVILGRNELLNPAKELPVVRGTGLFRMARGFALARTYYFNVTLGVVIVGYNVTMFHPKIPNS, encoded by the coding sequence ATGTcaagaatttataattttattttttttatattcacaATGTACACAGCAAAGTTGGGCTTTTCTTGGGCTTATAAGCCCGAAAAATTATCATGGGCCAAAACCAAACCCTATGGTCATGAGCTCAAAACTCACCTAGAATTCTACTTTCATGAAATCTCCATCGGAGACTCTGCAACTGTTGCCTTGATAGCCCAAGCCCAATATCAGCCCGAAGAGTCCAGCAGCGTATTTCCCTTTGGTAACTTGTACATGCTCGATGACCGACTGACAGTGGGACCAGACCCGAACTCCAAACTTTTGGGCCGGGCACAGGGTTTTTCGGGTTCGGCCTCGCAGGAAAGTGTGAGCTCTATGATGGGCTTGACTTATAGCTTTACAGATGGGATCTTTAACGGCAGCTCTTTTGTCATTTTGGGCCGGAATGAGCTATTGAATCCTGCCAAGGAATTACCAGTTGTTAGAGGTACTGGTCTTTTTAGGATGGCTCGTGGTTTTGCTTTGGCCCGAACTTACTACTTTAATGTTACTTTGGGTGTTGTCATTGTTGGTTATAATGTTACAATGTTTCACCCTAAGATTCCAAATTCAtag